A window of the Armatimonadota bacterium genome harbors these coding sequences:
- a CDS encoding alpha-galactosidase, translating to MQIAQTIAGVAILMMIAQTSYAIEPTRAEMQTAHQWAAANFGGKADVPFSFIYDGKPFDPKAWKCERASKKLDANRIQHTLTYAEPKGLQVRCVGIEYTDFPTVEWTVYLKNTGTADTPIISDIQAIDLRVESSGQGEFILHHHAGTTVTPRDFEPLETVIKPKESIRFAPPGGRPLGVVFPYFNLEWENQGMIAVVGWPGQWAAEFARDEALGLRIEAGQELTKLVLHPGEEVRTPLVVLQFWQGDRVRSQNIWRRWMVAHNLPRFGGKLPQPQMPAVSGNHFPGLLCNEKDEILFLDRYAEEGIKLDYWWMDAGWYPNKGDWTSVGTWEVDKTRFPGGLRAVSDYARQRGIKTLVWFEPERVTPGSWLYDTHPEWLLGTDGGQKLLDLGNPEARKWVTDHIDKLMTEQGIDAYRQDYNIDPLSYWRGNDADDRQGITENHYVTGYLAFWDELRRRRPDMLIDSCASGGHRNDLETMRRSVPLLRSDYIFDPVGEQCHTYGLASWLPYYGTGFIAFDTYIFRSTMCPNTTLGPDVRRTDIDWPLLRKLIGEWRQVADYYYGDFYPLTKYTLEYDQWMAWQFDRPDLGAGMVQAFRRPNSAYESARFRLQGLDPAARYAVTDLDSKETVELTGKELMENGWLVTLKKQPEAAVIVYKKR from the coding sequence GTGCAGATTGCTCAAACGATCGCTGGAGTTGCCATACTCATGATGATTGCGCAGACATCGTATGCGATCGAGCCCACTAGGGCCGAGATGCAGACCGCTCACCAGTGGGCGGCGGCGAACTTCGGCGGGAAGGCGGATGTGCCGTTCTCGTTCATCTACGACGGCAAGCCCTTCGACCCGAAGGCCTGGAAGTGCGAGCGCGCGTCGAAGAAGCTCGATGCCAACCGCATCCAGCACACTCTGACCTACGCCGAGCCGAAGGGCCTGCAGGTCAGGTGCGTCGGCATCGAGTACACCGACTTCCCGACCGTGGAGTGGACGGTCTATCTCAAGAACACCGGCACGGCAGATACGCCGATCATCTCCGACATCCAGGCGATCGACCTGCGCGTGGAAAGCAGCGGCCAGGGCGAGTTCATCCTCCACCATCACGCCGGGACGACAGTCACTCCGCGCGACTTCGAGCCGCTCGAGACTGTGATTAAGCCGAAGGAGAGCATCCGCTTCGCGCCGCCGGGCGGACGCCCGCTCGGGGTCGTCTTCCCCTACTTCAACCTGGAGTGGGAGAACCAGGGCATGATCGCCGTCGTCGGGTGGCCCGGCCAGTGGGCGGCCGAGTTCGCACGGGACGAGGCGCTTGGCCTTCGGATCGAGGCCGGCCAGGAGTTGACGAAGCTCGTGCTCCATCCCGGCGAGGAGGTCCGGACGCCGCTCGTCGTCCTGCAGTTCTGGCAGGGCGACCGCGTCCGCTCGCAGAACATCTGGCGGCGCTGGATGGTCGCGCACAACCTCCCGCGGTTCGGCGGCAAGCTCCCTCAGCCTCAGATGCCGGCGGTCAGCGGCAACCATTTCCCCGGCCTGCTCTGCAACGAGAAGGACGAGATCCTCTTCCTCGACCGCTACGCCGAGGAGGGGATCAAGCTCGACTATTGGTGGATGGACGCCGGGTGGTATCCGAACAAGGGCGACTGGACTAGCGTCGGGACGTGGGAGGTCGATAAGACGCGGTTCCCCGGCGGCCTGCGCGCGGTGAGCGACTATGCGCGTCAGCGTGGCATCAAGACGCTGGTCTGGTTCGAGCCGGAACGCGTCACGCCGGGCTCGTGGCTCTACGACACTCATCCCGAGTGGCTGCTCGGCACGGACGGCGGGCAGAAGCTCCTCGACCTCGGCAACCCGGAGGCACGCAAGTGGGTGACCGACCACATCGACAAGCTGATGACCGAGCAGGGCATCGACGCATACCGCCAGGATTACAACATCGATCCGCTCTCCTACTGGCGCGGGAACGATGCCGATGACCGCCAGGGGATCACCGAGAACCATTACGTAACCGGCTACCTCGCGTTCTGGGACGAGCTTCGACGGCGGCGGCCAGACATGCTGATCGACTCCTGCGCGTCCGGCGGGCATCGGAACGACCTGGAGACGATGCGCCGGAGCGTGCCGCTCCTCCGAAGCGACTACATCTTCGACCCGGTTGGCGAGCAGTGCCACACCTACGGGCTGGCGTCCTGGCTGCCGTACTACGGGACGGGGTTCATCGCCTTCGACACGTACATCTTCCGCAGCACGATGTGCCCGAACACGACCCTCGGTCCGGATGTCCGGCGCACGGACATCGACTGGCCGCTCCTTCGGAAGCTGATCGGCGAGTGGCGTCAGGTGGCCGACTACTACTACGGCGACTTCTACCCGCTCACGAAGTACACACTGGAGTACGATCAGTGGATGGCCTGGCAGTTCGACCGCCCGGACCTCGGCGCTGGGATGGTGCAGGCATTCCGTCGTCCGAACAGCGCCTACGAGTCGGCGAGGTTCCGCCTCCAGGGCCTAGATCCCGCGGCACGGTATGCGGTGACCGACCTCGACTCGAAGGAAACCGTCGAACTGACCGGGAAGGAACTGATGGAGAACGGCTGGCTCGTGACTCTCAAGAAGCAGCCGGAAGCGGCTGTGATTGTCTATAAGAAAAGGTAG